In one Nocardioides luteus genomic region, the following are encoded:
- the sucB gene encoding 2-oxoglutarate dehydrogenase, E2 component, dihydrolipoamide succinyltransferase, producing MATEVTLPALGESVTEGTVTRWLKQVGDTVAVDEALLEVSTDKVDTEIPSPVAGTVLEIKAAEDDTVEVGGLLAVIGAADEAGSAPAEPAAPAAEPAEAAAPAPAAEPEAPAAPAAPAEPEAPAEPAAPAAPAAPAPAAGGNATEVALPALGESVTEGTVTRWLKQVGDTVAVDDALLEVSTDKVDTEIPSPVAGTLLEIKVAEDETVEVGAVLALVGDAGAAPAAAPAPAAPAPEPTPEPAPEPTPAPAPEPAPAAAAPAPAAPAPAPAAPAPAAPAPAAPAPAPAAPAHAAPATDSSPAIQPGGYVTPLVRKLAAQHNVDLNTVQGSGVGGRIRKEDILQAAAAKSAPAAAPAAAAAPAAPAAPAAAPAAPSPLRGTTEKISRLRKVIAERMTESLHTAAQLTQVMEVDVTNIARLRDANKAGFLQREGVKLTYLPFFAKAAIDALKVHPKLNAGIDVEAGTVTYYDRENIAFAVDTERGLLTPVVKDAGDLSIAGIAKKIADVADRTRNNKITPDELSGGTFTITNLGSFGALFDTPIINQPQVAILGPGAVVKRPVVIDDPDLGETIAVRYMVNVALTYDHRLVDGADAGRFLQDVKKRLEAAQFEI from the coding sequence ATGGCCACCGAAGTAACTCTCCCGGCACTCGGCGAGTCCGTCACCGAGGGCACCGTCACCCGCTGGCTCAAGCAGGTCGGCGACACCGTTGCGGTCGACGAGGCCCTGCTGGAGGTCTCCACCGACAAGGTCGACACCGAGATCCCCTCCCCGGTCGCGGGCACCGTGCTCGAGATCAAGGCCGCCGAGGACGACACCGTCGAGGTCGGTGGCCTGCTCGCCGTCATCGGTGCCGCCGACGAGGCCGGCTCCGCCCCGGCCGAGCCCGCCGCGCCCGCGGCCGAGCCCGCCGAGGCCGCCGCTCCCGCTCCTGCCGCCGAGCCCGAGGCCCCCGCCGCCCCGGCCGCTCCGGCCGAGCCCGAGGCGCCTGCCGAGCCCGCCGCTCCGGCCGCGCCTGCCGCTCCGGCGCCCGCCGCCGGTGGCAACGCCACCGAGGTCGCTCTCCCCGCGCTGGGCGAGTCGGTCACCGAGGGCACCGTCACCCGCTGGCTCAAGCAGGTCGGCGACACGGTGGCCGTGGACGACGCGCTGCTCGAGGTCTCCACCGACAAGGTCGACACCGAGATTCCCTCGCCCGTGGCCGGCACCCTGCTCGAGATCAAGGTCGCCGAGGACGAGACCGTCGAGGTCGGCGCCGTGCTCGCGCTCGTCGGTGACGCCGGCGCCGCCCCGGCCGCCGCGCCTGCGCCGGCCGCCCCGGCTCCCGAGCCCACTCCCGAGCCGGCCCCCGAGCCGACTCCTGCTCCGGCCCCCGAGCCCGCTCCGGCCGCCGCCGCGCCCGCGCCTGCTGCGCCCGCCCCGGCTCCGGCAGCGCCCGCCCCGGCAGCCCCGGCTCCGGCAGCCCCGGCTCCGGCTCCCGCAGCCCCGGCCCACGCCGCCCCGGCCACCGACAGCTCCCCGGCGATCCAGCCCGGTGGCTACGTCACCCCGCTGGTGCGCAAGCTCGCCGCTCAGCACAACGTCGACCTCAACACCGTCCAGGGTTCCGGTGTCGGTGGCCGCATCCGCAAGGAGGACATCCTCCAGGCGGCCGCCGCCAAGTCGGCTCCGGCCGCGGCTCCGGCAGCAGCCGCGGCTCCGGCGGCCCCCGCCGCTCCCGCCGCCGCTCCGGCGGCCCCGTCGCCGCTGCGTGGCACCACCGAGAAGATCTCGCGCCTGCGCAAGGTGATCGCCGAGCGGATGACCGAGTCGCTGCACACCGCGGCCCAGCTGACCCAGGTCATGGAGGTCGATGTCACCAACATCGCCCGCCTCCGTGACGCCAACAAGGCCGGCTTCCTGCAGCGCGAGGGCGTCAAGCTGACCTACCTGCCGTTCTTCGCCAAGGCCGCGATCGACGCGCTCAAGGTGCACCCGAAGCTCAACGCCGGGATCGACGTCGAGGCCGGCACGGTCACCTACTACGACCGCGAGAACATCGCCTTCGCCGTCGACACCGAGCGCGGTCTGCTGACCCCGGTCGTCAAGGACGCCGGTGACCTGTCGATCGCGGGCATCGCGAAGAAGATCGCCGATGTCGCCGACCGCACGCGCAACAACAAGATCACGCCGGACGAGCTCTCCGGTGGCACCTTCACGATCACCAACCTGGGCTCGTTCGGTGCGCTCTTCGACACCCCGATCATCAACCAGCCGCAGGTCGCCATCCTCGGCCCGGGTGCTGTGGTGAAGCGTCCGGTCGTCATCGACGACCCGGACCTGGGCGAGACCATCGCGGTGCGCTACATGGTCAACGTCGCGCTGACCTACGACCACCGCCTGGTCGACGGCGCCGACGCCGGCCGCTTCCTCCAGGACGTGAAGAAGCGTCTCGAGGCCGCTCAGTTCGAGATCTGA
- a CDS encoding leucyl aminopeptidase → MTLPDITYTLRTASPAKTRAEAIVVGVGQGGKDVEVTTGAEDVKAAYGRRWRGMLATLGVSGKAGEVTRLPAGEEIGAQLLVMVGLGKADADGTYSADAVRRAAGAAARSVPNATSVAVALPADTPELVRAVTEGYLLGGYTYTAYKSGSGKSGGESKGPSDVAVLSPIARRTDAVTAFEQAQILAQAIAGTREWVNVPPADLTPPAFAEAIEHVAGLVDGVETTVYDEEQLAELGCGGILAVGMGSAAPPRLVELTYSPDDARGHIALVGKGITFDSGGLTIKPGSSMSTMKSDMAGAAAVAQATFAIARLGLPVKVSAFVPMAENMVSGSSYRPGDVVTHYGGTTVEVSNMDAEGRMILADALVRATEVSPDVIIDVATLTGHMVMALGDKVSGVLGSEEVVERILAAAEVAGEQMWPMPIPEWMDERIRSSKVADLNQHDWIRWGGGLYAAAFLREFTGGLPWAHLDIAGPSFNSGGASGHQTPGGTGVAVATLVDYVREMATDQ, encoded by the coding sequence GTGACCCTGCCTGACATCACCTACACGCTGCGTACCGCCTCTCCCGCCAAGACCCGTGCCGAGGCCATCGTCGTCGGCGTCGGCCAGGGCGGGAAGGACGTCGAGGTCACGACGGGCGCGGAGGACGTCAAGGCCGCCTACGGGCGCAGGTGGCGCGGGATGCTGGCCACCCTGGGCGTCAGCGGCAAGGCCGGCGAGGTCACCCGGCTGCCCGCGGGCGAGGAGATCGGCGCCCAGCTCCTGGTGATGGTCGGTCTCGGCAAGGCCGATGCCGACGGGACCTACTCGGCCGATGCCGTACGCCGCGCCGCCGGTGCCGCCGCCCGCTCGGTGCCCAACGCCACCTCCGTCGCCGTGGCCCTGCCCGCCGACACCCCCGAGCTGGTCCGTGCGGTCACTGAGGGCTACCTCCTCGGCGGCTACACCTACACCGCCTACAAGTCGGGCTCGGGCAAGTCCGGCGGGGAGAGCAAGGGCCCGAGCGACGTCGCGGTCCTAAGCCCGATCGCGCGGCGTACGGACGCGGTCACCGCCTTCGAGCAGGCGCAGATCCTCGCCCAGGCGATCGCCGGCACCCGCGAGTGGGTCAACGTCCCGCCCGCCGACCTGACTCCACCGGCGTTCGCCGAGGCCATCGAGCACGTGGCCGGCCTGGTCGACGGTGTCGAGACGACCGTCTACGACGAGGAGCAGCTCGCCGAGCTCGGCTGCGGCGGCATCCTCGCCGTGGGCATGGGCTCGGCGGCTCCGCCGCGCCTGGTCGAGCTGACCTACTCCCCCGACGACGCCCGCGGCCACATCGCGCTGGTCGGCAAGGGCATCACCTTCGACTCCGGCGGCCTCACCATCAAGCCGGGCAGCTCGATGTCCACGATGAAGTCGGACATGGCCGGGGCCGCCGCGGTGGCCCAGGCGACCTTCGCGATCGCCCGTCTCGGGCTTCCGGTGAAGGTCTCCGCGTTCGTGCCGATGGCGGAGAACATGGTCTCCGGCTCCTCCTACCGGCCCGGCGACGTCGTCACCCACTACGGCGGCACGACCGTCGAGGTCTCCAACATGGACGCCGAGGGGCGGATGATCCTCGCCGACGCGCTGGTGCGGGCCACCGAGGTCTCCCCCGACGTGATCATCGACGTGGCTACGCTCACCGGCCACATGGTGATGGCGCTGGGCGACAAGGTGAGCGGCGTGCTCGGCTCCGAGGAGGTCGTCGAGCGCATCCTCGCCGCCGCCGAGGTCGCCGGGGAGCAGATGTGGCCGATGCCGATCCCGGAATGGATGGACGAGCGGATCCGTTCCTCCAAGGTGGCCGACCTCAACCAGCACGACTGGATCCGCTGGGGTGGTGGCCTCTACGCAGCAGCGTTCCTGCGCGAGTTCACCGGCGGCCTTCCCTGGGCCCATCTCGACATCGCCGGACCCTCCTTCAACAGCGGGGGCGCCTCGGGCCATCAGACTCCCGGAGGCACGGGTGTGGCGGTGGCAACACTGGTGGACTACGTACGCGAGATGGCTACCGATCAGTAG
- the gcvT gene encoding glycine cleavage system aminomethyltransferase GcvT, translated as MADETSMGGGSELLQSPLHTKHQELGAKFGEFGGWSMPLEYSGVVKEHTAVREAVGVFDVSHLGKVMISGQGAAEFVNASFTNDLGRIKPGKAQYTLCCDEETGGIVDDLIAYYRDDEHVLIVPNAANTPEVVRRLQAAAPAGITLTDHHRDYAVLAVQGPKSDELLEAVGLPAGHEYMSFVEAAARDVLGDEIGVVVCRSGYSGERGYELIVANEAAEALWDALLSRGEALGALPCGLGARDTLRTEMGYPLHGQDITLDVTPNEAGLGWAVGWKKEAFWGRDKLVAEKEAGPKRALRGIVAVGRGIPRPHMTASLTADVPVGEVTSGTFSPTLKKGVGLVLVSTTVNPEAEIGIDVRGRREIFQLTKPPFVPSHVREG; from the coding sequence ATGGCTGATGAGACCTCCATGGGGGGCGGGTCGGAGCTGCTCCAGTCCCCTCTGCACACAAAGCACCAGGAACTCGGTGCGAAGTTCGGTGAGTTCGGCGGCTGGTCGATGCCGCTGGAGTACTCCGGGGTCGTCAAGGAGCACACCGCCGTACGCGAGGCCGTCGGTGTCTTCGACGTCAGCCATCTCGGCAAGGTCATGATCAGCGGTCAGGGTGCCGCCGAGTTCGTCAACGCCTCGTTCACCAACGACCTCGGCCGGATCAAGCCCGGCAAGGCGCAGTACACGCTGTGCTGCGACGAGGAGACCGGCGGCATCGTCGACGACCTCATCGCCTACTACCGCGACGACGAGCACGTCCTGATCGTCCCCAACGCCGCCAACACCCCCGAGGTCGTACGCCGGCTCCAGGCTGCCGCGCCCGCGGGCATCACCCTCACCGACCACCACCGCGACTACGCGGTGCTCGCCGTCCAGGGGCCGAAGTCCGACGAGCTGCTCGAGGCTGTCGGGCTCCCGGCCGGCCACGAGTACATGTCCTTCGTGGAGGCCGCCGCCCGCGACGTGCTCGGCGACGAGATCGGCGTGGTCGTGTGCCGCTCGGGCTACTCCGGTGAGCGCGGCTACGAGCTGATCGTCGCCAACGAGGCCGCCGAGGCGCTCTGGGACGCGCTGCTGTCCCGCGGTGAGGCGCTGGGCGCGCTGCCGTGCGGCCTCGGCGCCCGCGACACCCTGCGCACCGAGATGGGCTACCCGCTCCACGGCCAGGACATCACCCTCGACGTCACCCCCAACGAGGCCGGGCTCGGCTGGGCCGTCGGCTGGAAGAAGGAGGCCTTCTGGGGCCGCGACAAGCTCGTCGCGGAGAAGGAGGCCGGCCCGAAGCGCGCGCTGCGCGGCATCGTCGCCGTCGGCCGCGGCATCCCACGGCCGCACATGACGGCGTCGCTGACCGCCGACGTACCGGTCGGCGAGGTCACCTCCGGCACCTTCTCGCCCACGCTGAAGAAGGGCGTCGGCCTGGTGCTTGTCTCGACCACCGTCAACCCCGAGGCCGAGATCGGCATCGACGTACGCGGCCGCCGCGAGATCTTCCAGCTCACCAAGCCGCCCTTCGTCCCGTCGCACGTGAGGGAGGGCTGA
- a CDS encoding PhzF family phenazine biosynthesis protein: MSAFEFRQVDVFTNEPLLGNPVAVVHGADGLTDEQMAAFARWTNLSETTFLLSPTDPAADYRLRIFTVGGELPFAGHPTLGSAHAWLEAGGKPQGTDLVQECGVGLVELRRDGRIAFAAPELLRGGEVDEETLGAIAKGLQIDRGDILDARWCDNGPGWVGVMLADAEAVLAVTPDHAALGDHKVGLVGRYPEGSECAVEVRAFYPADGVAFEDPVTGSLNAALGQWLAGSLLPDAYVSSQGTVMKRRGRVYVERTQDQVWVGGDTLTAIRGTVEL, encoded by the coding sequence GTGAGTGCCTTTGAGTTCCGCCAGGTCGACGTCTTCACCAACGAGCCGCTGCTGGGCAACCCGGTAGCCGTCGTGCACGGGGCTGACGGCCTCACCGACGAGCAGATGGCCGCCTTCGCGCGGTGGACGAACCTGTCCGAGACGACGTTCCTGCTGAGCCCCACGGACCCGGCCGCCGACTACCGGCTGCGGATCTTCACGGTCGGTGGTGAGCTGCCGTTCGCGGGCCATCCGACGCTCGGCTCGGCGCACGCGTGGCTGGAGGCGGGCGGCAAGCCCCAGGGCACCGACCTGGTGCAGGAGTGCGGCGTCGGGCTGGTCGAGCTCCGCCGCGACGGGCGGATCGCCTTCGCCGCGCCCGAGCTGCTCCGCGGCGGCGAGGTCGACGAGGAGACCCTCGGCGCCATCGCGAAGGGCCTGCAGATCGACCGGGGCGACATCCTCGACGCGCGGTGGTGCGACAACGGGCCGGGCTGGGTCGGCGTGATGCTCGCCGACGCGGAGGCGGTCCTGGCCGTCACCCCCGACCACGCCGCCCTGGGTGACCACAAGGTCGGGCTGGTCGGGCGCTACCCCGAGGGCAGCGAGTGCGCGGTCGAGGTCCGGGCGTTCTACCCGGCCGACGGCGTCGCCTTCGAGGACCCGGTCACCGGCTCGCTCAACGCCGCCCTCGGGCAGTGGCTGGCGGGGTCGCTGCTCCCCGATGCGTACGTCTCGTCCCAGGGGACCGTCATGAAGCGCAGAGGACGGGTGTACGTCGAGCGGACGCAGGACCAGGTGTGGGTGGGCGGAGACACACTGACCGCCATCCGCGGGACCGTCGAGCTCTGA
- a CDS encoding thymidylate synthase yields the protein MQSYLDLLTRILDEGVEKSDRTGTGTISVFGHQTRYDLAEGFPLLTTKKIHTRSVFGELLWFLRGDTNVRWLQERGITIWDEWADENGDLGPVYGYQWRSWPTPDGRHVDQIARIIDQIKQDPDSRRHIVTAWNPADIDDMALPPCHTLCQFYVADGKLSLQLYQRSADVFLGVPFNIASYALLTHMVAHVTGLQPGEFVHTLGDAHLYSNHVEQARLQLTRTPRPLPTLHLNPDVKDIDAFDLDDITVEGYDPAPGIKAPVAV from the coding sequence GTGCAGTCCTACCTTGATCTGTTGACCCGCATCCTCGACGAGGGCGTGGAGAAGTCCGACCGCACCGGGACGGGCACGATCAGCGTCTTCGGTCACCAGACCCGCTACGACCTGGCCGAGGGTTTCCCCCTGCTGACCACGAAGAAGATCCACACCAGGTCCGTCTTCGGTGAGCTGCTGTGGTTCCTGCGCGGCGACACCAACGTGCGCTGGCTCCAGGAGCGCGGCATCACGATCTGGGACGAGTGGGCCGACGAGAACGGCGATCTGGGCCCGGTCTACGGCTACCAGTGGCGCTCCTGGCCGACGCCCGACGGCCGTCACGTCGACCAGATCGCCCGGATCATCGACCAGATCAAGCAGGACCCGGACAGCCGCCGCCACATCGTCACCGCCTGGAACCCGGCCGACATCGACGACATGGCGCTGCCGCCGTGCCACACGCTGTGCCAGTTCTACGTCGCCGACGGCAAGCTGAGCCTGCAGCTCTACCAGCGCTCCGCCGACGTGTTCCTCGGGGTGCCGTTCAACATCGCCTCCTACGCCCTGCTCACCCACATGGTCGCCCACGTGACCGGCCTGCAGCCGGGTGAGTTCGTGCACACGCTCGGCGACGCCCACCTCTACAGCAACCACGTCGAGCAGGCGCGTCTCCAGCTCACCCGCACCCCGCGGCCGCTGCCGACGCTGCACCTCAACCCGGACGTCAAGGACATCGATGCCTTCGACCTCGACGACATCACCGTCGAGGGCTACGACCCGGCTCCCGGCATCAAGGCCCCCGTTGCCGTCTGA
- a CDS encoding dihydrofolate reductase, giving the protein MPSEAAPGRVVMVAAVADNGVIGNGPDIPWKIPGEQAEFKAITMGHTLVMGRTTFESIGRPLPGRTTVVLTTDEDWAYDGVLVAHDIESALTLAAAEQGDTVIAGGAQVYAAALPYATEQVITRVHLRPEGDVLYPPFDETEWVETRREPHEAYDRVFLTRAP; this is encoded by the coding sequence TTGCCGTCTGAGGCGGCACCGGGGCGGGTCGTGATGGTCGCGGCCGTCGCCGACAACGGCGTCATCGGCAACGGCCCCGACATCCCCTGGAAGATCCCCGGCGAGCAGGCCGAGTTCAAGGCGATCACGATGGGTCACACGCTCGTCATGGGCCGCACCACCTTCGAGTCCATCGGCCGCCCCCTGCCGGGCCGCACGACGGTCGTCCTGACCACCGACGAGGACTGGGCCTACGACGGTGTCCTGGTCGCCCACGACATCGAGTCCGCCCTCACCCTGGCCGCGGCCGAGCAGGGCGACACGGTGATCGCGGGGGGAGCACAGGTCTACGCCGCTGCTCTCCCTTACGCCACCGAGCAGGTCATCACCCGGGTCCATCTGAGGCCGGAGGGCGACGTCCTCTACCCGCCGTTCGACGAGACCGAGTGGGTCGAGACGAGGCGCGAGCCGCACGAGGCGTACGACCGGGTGTTCCTCACCCGTGCTCCCTGA
- a CDS encoding LLM class F420-dependent oxidoreductase has translation MELRIFTEPQQGASYADILAVAQKAEELGFGAFFRSDHYLKMGSVDGLPGPSDAWTTLAALARDTSTIRLGTLVTSATFRLPGVLAIQAANVDDMSEGRVELGLGAGWFEEEHAAYGIPFPALGERFDRLEEQLEIITGLWATEPGETFGFEGKHYTITDSPGLPKPVQTGGHAGSIPVIVGGGGKKRTPTLAATFADEFNAAFVSVEESQALFENVGRFVEAAGRDDSMIYSAAQVLCVGRDEDELARRAQAIGREPAELRENGLAGTPDEVVAKIKRFEDVGASRIYLQVLDLSDLDHLALVADEVMQRV, from the coding sequence ATGGAGCTGCGCATCTTCACCGAGCCCCAGCAGGGGGCGTCCTACGCCGACATCCTCGCCGTCGCCCAGAAGGCCGAGGAGCTCGGGTTCGGAGCGTTCTTCCGCTCCGACCACTACCTGAAGATGGGGTCGGTCGACGGGCTGCCCGGACCGAGCGACGCCTGGACGACGCTCGCCGCCCTGGCCCGCGACACGAGCACGATCCGGCTCGGCACGCTGGTCACCTCGGCGACCTTCCGCCTCCCGGGCGTCCTGGCCATCCAGGCCGCCAACGTGGACGACATGTCCGAGGGCCGGGTCGAGCTCGGACTGGGCGCGGGCTGGTTCGAGGAAGAACACGCGGCGTACGGGATCCCGTTCCCGGCGCTCGGGGAGCGCTTCGACCGGCTCGAGGAGCAGCTCGAGATCATCACCGGCCTGTGGGCGACCGAGCCGGGGGAGACCTTCGGCTTCGAGGGGAAGCACTACACGATCACGGACAGCCCGGGTCTGCCGAAGCCGGTCCAGACCGGTGGCCACGCCGGCTCGATCCCGGTGATCGTGGGCGGCGGCGGCAAGAAGCGTACGCCGACGCTGGCCGCGACGTTCGCCGACGAGTTCAACGCCGCGTTCGTCTCCGTGGAGGAGTCGCAGGCGCTCTTCGAGAACGTCGGGCGCTTCGTCGAGGCGGCCGGTCGTGACGACTCGATGATCTACTCCGCCGCCCAGGTGCTCTGCGTCGGGCGCGACGAGGACGAGCTCGCCCGGCGCGCGCAGGCGATCGGCCGCGAGCCCGCCGAGCTGCGTGAGAACGGCCTGGCCGGGACCCCGGACGAGGTGGTCGCCAAGATCAAGCGGTTCGAGGACGTCGGTGCCAGCCGGATCTACCTCCAGGTGCTCGATCTGAGCGATCTCGACCATCTCGCACTCGTAGCCGACGAGGTCATGCAGCGCGTCTGA
- the dapA gene encoding 4-hydroxy-tetrahydrodipicolinate synthase, translated as MTDAPFGTVLSALVTIFNDDGSVDLEQTQKVAKHLVDHGHDGIVVSGTTGESPTTTPAEDGEILAAVKDAVGDRAKIVAGIGTNDTRTSVELAKQAASVGADGLLLVTPYYNKPGERGIREHFRTVASATDTPVILYDVPGRTGSPITLDTYREAITWDTVVAVKEAAGDFPRGTRLLDLGYSIYSGDDALTLAWLAHGAVGVISVAAHVLGDQTRTMIDAFAASDIETARKTYARMLPAIDAIMGVPNYGATTAKAALELTGVIDNRNVRGPLVALDDDEVEALRAGLEASGLL; from the coding sequence ATGACTGATGCTCCCTTCGGCACCGTGCTCTCAGCACTCGTCACGATCTTCAACGACGACGGCTCGGTCGATCTGGAGCAGACCCAGAAAGTCGCCAAGCACCTGGTCGATCACGGCCACGACGGCATCGTCGTCTCCGGCACCACCGGTGAGTCGCCGACCACCACCCCGGCCGAGGACGGCGAGATCCTGGCGGCCGTCAAGGACGCCGTCGGCGACCGCGCCAAGATCGTGGCCGGCATCGGCACCAACGACACCCGCACCAGCGTCGAGCTCGCCAAGCAGGCGGCCTCGGTCGGCGCCGACGGCCTGCTGCTGGTGACGCCCTACTACAACAAGCCGGGCGAGCGCGGCATCCGCGAGCACTTCCGCACCGTCGCCTCCGCCACCGACACCCCCGTCATCCTCTACGACGTCCCGGGCCGCACCGGGTCCCCGATCACCCTCGACACCTATCGCGAGGCGATCACCTGGGACACCGTCGTCGCGGTCAAGGAGGCCGCCGGCGACTTCCCGCGCGGCACCCGCCTGCTCGACCTGGGCTACTCGATCTACTCCGGTGACGACGCGCTCACCCTCGCCTGGCTGGCGCACGGCGCCGTCGGCGTGATCAGCGTCGCCGCCCACGTGCTCGGCGACCAGACGCGGACGATGATCGACGCCTTCGCGGCCAGCGACATCGAGACCGCCCGCAAGACCTATGCGCGGATGCTCCCCGCGATCGACGCCATCATGGGCGTCCCGAACTACGGAGCCACCACTGCCAAGGCCGCTCTCGAGCTGACCGGCGTGATCGACAACCGCAACGTGCGAGGGCCCCTGGTGGCGCTCGACGACGACGAGGTCGAGGCGCTGCGAGCCGGGCTGGAGGCCTCTGGCCTTCTCTAG
- a CDS encoding ribonuclease J, with product MSHPHPELTEPGKLPKGGLRVTPLGGLGEVGRNMTVFEYDGRLLIVDCGVLFPEEQQPGVDLILPDFGPIRDRLGDVEALVLTHGHEDHIGATPYLLRERQDIPLVGSELTLALLGSKLREHRLRETVQHKVREGDTISFGPFELEFVAVNHSIPDALAVAIRTGAGLVLHTGDFKMDQLPLDGRITDLRAFARLGEEGVDLFLTDSTNAEVPGFTTAEKKIAPAIEQVFRESDQRIIVACFASHVHRVQQVLDSAVAHGRKVAYVGRSMVRNMQIAADLGYLHVPEDVIVDAKELAELPPERVVMVSTGSQGEPMSALSRIANGTHNFVHIEPGDTVLLASSLIPGNENSVYRVINGLARLGANVVHKGNALVHVSGHASAGELLYCYNIVRPRNVMPVHGEVRHLLANGDLARQTGVESVVYAEDGVVVDLIDGKAEIAGKVECGYVFVDGTTVGDVTESELKDRRILSEEGFVSIIVVVDSVNGVVSSGPEIHARGHVWPDNAFDPIKQPIVKAVNRAISEGATDTYQLQQAIRRTFGRWVSSTHRRRPMIIPVVIEA from the coding sequence TTGTCTCACCCACACCCGGAGCTGACCGAACCCGGCAAGCTCCCCAAGGGCGGCCTGCGGGTCACCCCTCTCGGCGGCCTCGGCGAGGTCGGCCGCAACATGACCGTCTTCGAGTACGACGGCCGGCTGCTGATCGTCGACTGCGGCGTGCTCTTCCCCGAGGAGCAGCAGCCCGGCGTCGACCTGATCCTGCCCGACTTCGGTCCGATCCGTGACCGGCTCGGCGACGTCGAGGCGCTGGTCCTGACCCACGGTCACGAGGACCACATCGGCGCGACGCCCTACCTGTTGCGCGAGCGCCAGGACATCCCGCTGGTCGGCTCCGAGCTGACCCTGGCCCTGCTCGGCTCCAAGCTCCGTGAGCACCGCCTGCGCGAGACCGTCCAGCACAAGGTACGCGAGGGCGACACGATCAGCTTCGGGCCGTTCGAGCTCGAGTTCGTCGCCGTCAACCACTCCATCCCGGACGCGCTCGCGGTCGCGATCCGTACCGGCGCCGGACTGGTGCTGCACACCGGTGACTTCAAGATGGACCAGCTGCCGCTGGACGGCCGGATCACCGACCTGCGCGCCTTCGCCCGGCTCGGCGAGGAGGGCGTGGACCTGTTCCTCACCGACTCCACCAACGCCGAGGTCCCCGGCTTCACGACCGCCGAGAAGAAGATCGCGCCCGCGATCGAGCAGGTCTTCCGCGAGTCCGACCAGCGCATCATCGTGGCCTGCTTCGCCTCCCACGTGCACCGCGTCCAGCAGGTGCTGGACAGCGCCGTCGCGCACGGGCGCAAGGTGGCGTACGTCGGTCGCTCGATGGTCCGCAACATGCAGATCGCCGCCGACCTGGGCTACCTGCACGTGCCCGAGGACGTCATCGTCGACGCCAAGGAGCTCGCCGAGCTGCCGCCGGAGCGCGTCGTGATGGTCTCGACCGGCTCGCAGGGCGAGCCGATGTCGGCGCTGTCGCGGATCGCCAACGGCACCCACAACTTCGTCCACATCGAGCCGGGCGACACCGTCCTGCTCGCCTCCTCGCTGATCCCGGGCAACGAGAACTCGGTCTACCGGGTGATCAACGGCCTCGCCCGTCTCGGCGCCAACGTGGTCCACAAGGGCAACGCGCTGGTGCACGTCTCCGGCCACGCCAGCGCCGGCGAGCTGCTCTACTGCTACAACATCGTCCGCCCGCGCAACGTGATGCCCGTCCACGGCGAGGTGCGCCACCTGCTCGCCAACGGCGACCTGGCCCGCCAGACCGGCGTGGAGAGCGTCGTCTACGCCGAGGACGGCGTCGTCGTCGACCTCATCGACGGCAAGGCCGAGATAGCCGGCAAGGTCGAGTGCGGCTACGTCTTCGTCGACGGCACCACCGTCGGCGACGTCACCGAGTCCGAGCTCAAGGACCGCCGCATCCTCTCCGAGGAGGGCTTCGTCTCGATCATCGTCGTGGTCGACTCCGTCAACGGGGTGGTCTCGAGCGGACCCGAGATCCACGCCCGCGGCCACGTCTGGCCCGACAACGCCTTCGACCCGATCAAGCAGCCGATCGTCAAGGCGGTCAACCGCGCCATCTCCGAGGGCGCGACCGACACCTACCAACTGCAGCAGGCCATCCGGCGTACGTTCGGGCGCTGGGTCTCCAGCACCCACCGCCGGCGTCCGATGATCATCCCGGTCGTGATCGAGGCCTAG